The region TAATATAGATGAGTTAATGAAATTTCGTCATGGAAAACTTGCTTGTAGCAAGGAAGATTTAGCGAAATCTTTAAAAGGGTGTTTAACCGAACATCATAAATTTATGTTAAGTACTATTAAGTCTTGTATTGTAGAAAAACAAGCCACTATAGAAATGTTGGATTCACGTATCGATGTCCATTTAAAGAATAACGAACAAAATTTGTCTCTTGAATTGTTACAAACAATTCCAGGAGTAGGTAAAGATGCGGCATCAGGAATATTAGCAGAGATTGGCAATAATATGGATCAATTTCCAAGCGAAAGGCATTTAGCTTCTTGGGCAGGAATGAGTCCAGGAAATAATGAAAGTGCAGGTAAAAAAAAAAGTAGTCGCACAACCCATGGCGATAAATATTTAAAAGTATTATTAGTACAATGTGCATGGGCTGCAACAAGAACAAAGAACACTTATTTAAGAAGTAAATACGACAGTTTGGTAGTTAGAAGAGGTAAAAAAAGAGCATTAATAGCAGTAGGACATAAGATCCTTGTCGCAGCCTATTTTATACTAAAAGACCAAGTGGCTTATAAAGATTTAGGTGTAGAGTTTTTAGACAATAAGAGAAAAGTAAATCAAATACAACATCATATCAAGCGATTAAAGGAGCTAGGTATTGATACAGAACAATTACAAGTTGCATAAAGGTCGATTTTTACTGGAGGTTGAAATATCCTATCAAAAATAGGAAACCCCGAAAATGAAACTGACAACAAACGCTAAGCACACAGCAGTAAGCCATAGAGCTTGAAGATGAAAATTTAACTTTCTTGGTGTTTGCAACTATTTTTTAAAACACTCATTATGAGAATAAAACAGAATTATAAACAGATGAAAAAACTCATCAACAAAAAACATTTTTTTTTGATTTCAATTATCATTTTAATTATTTGGCGAGCTTTTTTAAATGGGGCAATTCCATTAATGGATAAAACAGAAGCACGTTATGCAGAAATTGCCAGAATTATGGCAGAAACAAACGATTATATTACACCTCAAATAGATTACGGAATTCCCTTTTGGGCAAAACCACCGCTTTCAACTTGGCTCTCGGCATTAAGCTTCGATGCTTTTGGTGTTTCAGAATTTACTGCCAGATTACCTTACCTTTTATTTAGTATTTTATTAGTTTTTTTAATAGGAAAATACGCCACAAGGGAGAAACTTCCATTTTTTCTACCCGGCTTTATAGTGCTTACAATTCCCCAATTTTTTATTCATGCGGGCGTTGTTTCTACCGATACTTTACTAGCTTTTTCTGTAGCATTAGTCATGCTATCTTTTTGGGAAGCCATCACCAATCCTGAAAATAAAATCTGGAAGTATGCAATATTTGTTGGTTTCGGTATTGGTTTATTAGCAAAAGGCCCTATCGTCTTTATTTTAACCTTACCCCCTATTTTTATGTGGGCATTAATTTCAAAATCATTTAAAAAAATATTTTCTACAATTCCAATTATTTTAGGAATATTAATGATTACCGCAGTAGCTGGTCCATGGTATTATTTAGCAGAACAAAAAACTCCAGGTTTTATTGATTATTTTATTGTAGGAGAACATTTTAAACGTTTTTTTGATAGTAGTTGGTCTGGAGATAAATATGGTTTTCCAAAACAACAACCTTTGGGAATTATTTGGATTTTTCTTTTGCTATTTGCGATGCCTTGGATACAGGTTGTAATAGGTAAATTATGGAAAAACAAAAAACAATTATTTTCTAATAAATGGATTCTTTTTTTGGGCGCTTGGCTAGTTTGGACACCTTTATTTTTTACGGTTTCCAAAAGCTTAATTCATCCTTATATTTTACCAGTTATGATTCCCATTGCACTTTTAGCCGTTTATTTTTGGAAAGATATAAAACAAAAAGCATTCATTATTACGGTTAGTTTAATTGTTCCTGTTGCATCAATGATTACTTATAGTATTGGTTTATATGATAATAACATTGAAAATTATGCCAATTCAGATAAATATTTAATACAACATTGTGAACAAAATAGCAGTGAATTATACCATTTTAACACTAAAAGTTATTCAAGTCAGTTTTATAGTTCAGGAAAAGTAAAATCTATTCATTTGAATGAATTAAAGACCATCATAAAAGAAGAAAATAGATTCTATTTTATTATTTCTAAAGGTGATGAAGAAAAAATGAAGTCCTTATTATCTGAAAACTTTCAATTAATTGATGGAAATAGAAAAAAAAGGCTTTATTTACATCCATAAAAAAGTAAAATCAGAAGCTTAAATTTTAAAATGCAAATTCATTATAGTTTATGATGCATATAAAACATTCGGTAAAATAAATTTAAATAATTTTACTCTTATTTTATAAACTTTTTATTACTTTTGCAACCGGAAAAATAACCTCTGACGAAAAAATCGTGAACGTTGTTTTACAAAACTATAAATTATAAGATATGGAATCTTTAATAAAATTTGTTCAAGACGAATTTATAACAAAAAAGGAATTTGCAGAATTTACTGCGGGTGATACAATTACAGTGTATTACGAAATCAAGGAAGGCGAAAAAGTACGTACTCAGTTTTTTAGAGGTGTAGTAATTCAAAGAAAAGGAGTTGCAGCTTCTGAAACATTTACAATCAGAAAAATGTCTGGTACTGTTGGTGTAGAAAGAATTTTCCCTGTAAACTTACCTTCTATTCAAAAAATTGAAGTTAATAAAAGAGGTAAAGTACGTAGAGCTCGTATTTACTACTTTAGAGGTCTTACTGGTAAAAAAGCTAGAATTACTGAAAAAAGAAGATAATCTCTTTTTAAAAAGTTATATGATAAAGCGTTGTGAAATTCACAACGCTTTTTTTTTATTCAAACAACGTTGCGTTTACATTCCTTTGTTCACAAATGTTCATAACTATGGTTAATATTATGTTGATTTCTAGTTAATTAAAAAAAACTGCTAATTCACATACGCTGATTCCATTTATATTGATTTTACAATTTAACTGAATGAATTCCATTTTGGACATATAATGCCGTAATAAATCGTTTCTTTTTCGCTTTCTTTTTTAAAAAAAATTATTGTAACGAAAGATATCCAATTATTTAAACGCCATCATAAATCTAAATCGATATAACAGATCATTGTTGTCCGATAAAAGATAAAAAGACCGCTTTCGCTGTTAGAGTAAAGAACAAAGACTTGAATGTATCTAACTGAAAAACAATATTATTAAGATTTTAAATTTTTCGATACATCATAAATTCTAAAGCGGTTTTAAAAGCAAGGTATACTACTTTAAAGGCTCTTCAAAATCAATACTATCAATACTTTAAAACATTTTAGCTAATTTTAATCGGACAACACTAATAATACCATTTTAGACATCTAATGCCGTAATAAATCGTTTCTTTTTCGCTTACTTTTTATTAAAAAAAATGACCGTAACGAAGGCTTCGCTAATTGTTTTTTAATTTCAATGAACCAAAAAATAATTCAATTTATTTACACGGCATTTAATAACTAAATTGGTATAAAAGATATAAAATTGAAAAAATGTAAATTTATACGTGAACGTTCTTTAAATTGATGCTCCTTAATAGTGCATTTTTGAAAGATGTATCACTTTAAAAAAGAATTCTTTTACAAATGTTATTAAAAAAATAGAGAAAGATAATTTCTTCCGAAAAAAGAATTGTACCTGTATTCTTATCTATTTTAAATTCTTAGAAAATAATCTCAAAACTATTTAAAAAAAATTATATCGTGACCAGTATTTGTTTGATATGGTTTTATATTTTTCACTTCTTCGAAATCGATTTCAAAAATTATAATAAATGCAATAAATCGCCTTAATTAATAGCATTTTACCAATAAAAATGCCAACTTAAATTCATAAATTTGTTCGCTTTCAAAACAATATAGTTTTCTTTAGAAAGTATATTATTCTTACAATTATTTAAAATACAATTTACA is a window of Polaribacter litorisediminis DNA encoding:
- a CDS encoding ArnT family glycosyltransferase, whose translation is MRIKQNYKQMKKLINKKHFFLISIIILIIWRAFLNGAIPLMDKTEARYAEIARIMAETNDYITPQIDYGIPFWAKPPLSTWLSALSFDAFGVSEFTARLPYLLFSILLVFLIGKYATREKLPFFLPGFIVLTIPQFFIHAGVVSTDTLLAFSVALVMLSFWEAITNPENKIWKYAIFVGFGIGLLAKGPIVFILTLPPIFMWALISKSFKKIFSTIPIILGILMITAVAGPWYYLAEQKTPGFIDYFIVGEHFKRFFDSSWSGDKYGFPKQQPLGIIWIFLLLFAMPWIQVVIGKLWKNKKQLFSNKWILFLGAWLVWTPLFFTVSKSLIHPYILPVMIPIALLAVYFWKDIKQKAFIITVSLIVPVASMITYSIGLYDNNIENYANSDKYLIQHCEQNSSELYHFNTKSYSSQFYSSGKVKSIHLNELKTIIKEENRFYFIISKGDEEKMKSLLSENFQLIDGNRKKRLYLHP
- a CDS encoding IS110 family transposase — protein: MDKSISFEQVVEKGCGIDIHKKILVATIRGTNITEETRSFDSFTENIEELRDWLLKNKVTHVAMESTGVYWKPVFNILEENFEVILVNARHIKNVPGRKTDKADSKWITKLLLSGLLRGSFIPPKHTRELRDLTRYRRKLTGYIASEKNRLQKILEDANIKLSSVVSSMSGATATKIINAMIDGEDNIDELMKFRHGKLACSKEDLAKSLKGCLTEHHKFMLSTIKSCIVEKQATIEMLDSRIDVHLKNNEQNLSLELLQTIPGVGKDAASGILAEIGNNMDQFPSERHLASWAGMSPGNNESAGKKKSSRTTHGDKYLKVLLVQCAWAATRTKNTYLRSKYDSLVVRRGKKRALIAVGHKILVAAYFILKDQVAYKDLGVEFLDNKRKVNQIQHHIKRLKELGIDTEQLQVA
- the rplS gene encoding 50S ribosomal protein L19: MESLIKFVQDEFITKKEFAEFTAGDTITVYYEIKEGEKVRTQFFRGVVIQRKGVAASETFTIRKMSGTVGVERIFPVNLPSIQKIEVNKRGKVRRARIYYFRGLTGKKARITEKRR